CTGAAAATGCGATTCTTCTGGATAAGTCTCTGCCGCAAGCCTTTGTTTTGTTGGGCTGGGCCAAGGGGTTGCAGCAGGATTATCTGAACGCTGAGGCAGACATAACCACGGCATTGGACATGGACCCGAACAACGCTTTAGCCCATGCTGTCTATGCTTATGTCCTGGCGCAGCGGGTGGCAGATGATGTTGCTGAGCTCGATACGTTGGATACGGCGATTGAGGAATCCAAGCTGGCCCTCAGGCTTTCACCTAACTTGATGGAAGCTCATTGGGCCAGGGGGTATGTATTGGAGATCACTGCGAATTATGACGAGGCAGTTGAGGAACTGATCTCGGCTATTGACATTAATGACAATATCGCTGAACTGCATTTGGCCCTAGGTCGTAATTATGTAGCAATTGGTGAGAATGACCAGGCTGTTTTCGAGTTCACCGCAGCTTATGCACTGAATCCCACCGACCCTGAACCCAACTGGTACATTTCACGGGTTTATGGTCAGATCGGTGAATATGCTAAGGCGATCCAGTATGCGGAACAGGCCGTGAAGGATGACCCGACCAATCCTTATATGTATGGCAACCTGGGCACGCTCTATTACCGTGACCTGCAATATAACGCGGCGATCGCAACGCTGGCTTATGCCGTGCGCGGCGGCGTGACCGATGAGGGTGATGTGGTTGAGGGTCTGCCGTTGGATTACACCACGACAATTATGGAGTATTACAGCCGCTATGGCCTGGCTTTGGCCAGGGTGAATAGCTGTAACGATGCGGTTCAGGTGGCCCAGGCTCTCTTGCAGACGGTGCCGGATGATGAGGATACGGTTTATAACGCCAATTACATCATCGGGATTTGTCAGGAAAATCTGGAAAATCCTGCGACAGCCACACCTGATGGTGACGAAGGGGGCGCAGCGCCAGAGATGACTCCCACACCGACCGTGGCCCCTTAAGGTTGATCGCATTTCTCCATTTGGACAGATAAACTATGTATATCCAGGGTAAAGAACCTACTTTTAGACGTACGAATCCAAAATCCAACATCTACCGGGTATTGGTCCTGGTTGTATTGATTGTGTTTTTTGGCGCGGTTCTGGCTGGATTTGCTAATGGTGAAGTGGAGCCGCTTTTCATGCCCACGCCCACACCGACCCGAACAACTCACTCCTTTGTGGTTGAAGGAGACACCCACTTCGCAGCAGGCAATCTGGATGCTTCCATTGAAGCCTATC
This Chloroflexota bacterium DNA region includes the following protein-coding sequences:
- a CDS encoding tetratricopeptide repeat protein, with product MNRRRRRSNPWLIVFLVLAIAFVAYLNVFIIPTVPAPFVPTPTPTRNPESFVQEAETYLAEGRVSSAVDSYIAAIKAEPQNINNYLSLATLQIYTGDYEAARVNAENAILLDKSLPQAFVLLGWAKGLQQDYLNAEADITTALDMDPNNALAHAVYAYVLAQRVADDVAELDTLDTAIEESKLALRLSPNLMEAHWARGYVLEITANYDEAVEELISAIDINDNIAELHLALGRNYVAIGENDQAVFEFTAAYALNPTDPEPNWYISRVYGQIGEYAKAIQYAEQAVKDDPTNPYMYGNLGTLYYRDLQYNAAIATLAYAVRGGVTDEGDVVEGLPLDYTTTIMEYYSRYGLALARVNSCNDAVQVAQALLQTVPDDEDTVYNANYIIGICQENLENPATATPDGDEGGAAPEMTPTPTVAP